One window of Myxococcus xanthus genomic DNA carries:
- a CDS encoding PaaI family thioesterase has product MTTMSESTTPPLAELVRQVRKTREYKRLTDAIPYTRFMGIGVENLAGEMLCRMAFNPRNIGNSLIPALHGGTLGALLESAAVFELLLQTNTERVPKVISLTVDFLRSGKPQDTFAKAFVTRQGRRVANVRVDAWQDDRTRPIASAHALFLLSEP; this is encoded by the coding sequence ATGACGACCATGTCCGAGTCCACGACGCCTCCCCTCGCCGAGTTGGTGCGCCAGGTACGCAAGACGCGCGAGTACAAGCGCCTCACCGACGCCATCCCCTACACGCGTTTCATGGGCATCGGCGTGGAGAACCTCGCCGGCGAGATGCTCTGCCGCATGGCCTTCAACCCGAGGAACATCGGCAACAGCCTGATTCCCGCCCTTCACGGCGGCACGCTCGGCGCGCTGCTGGAATCCGCCGCCGTCTTCGAGCTGCTGCTGCAGACGAACACCGAGCGCGTGCCGAAGGTCATCTCGCTCACGGTGGACTTCCTTCGCTCCGGCAAGCCGCAGGACACCTTCGCCAAGGCGTTCGTCACCCGCCAGGGCCGACGCGTGGCCAACGTCCGGGTGGATGCGTGGCAGGACGACCGCACGCGGCCCATCGCCAGCGCGCACGCGTTGTTCCTGCTGTCAGAGCCGTAA
- a CDS encoding DUF4142 domain-containing protein, translating into MKRWMGGVVAGALALGGGALAQQNGTDDTESMVRMGRPEAIDQGQAPEPFEEGTGGAGSQGTPPDARGVALLRQGLLPIPTDEKAFLDELHQANQQEVKLGRLAQRQGSSQGVKDYGARLVKDHGQADQRLMAYARKQNLTLAEPQADTDFARTMERAEEASMAKLQSLQGPAFDRAFLAAMVGDHDADIAKVMAGQQQFSGNAGLQALLGDTLPTLREHRQQAYRLLGQETPRQARRAPGGR; encoded by the coding sequence ATGAAGCGATGGATGGGTGGCGTGGTGGCGGGCGCGCTCGCACTGGGCGGCGGCGCCCTGGCGCAGCAGAACGGCACGGACGACACGGAGAGCATGGTCCGCATGGGCCGTCCGGAGGCCATCGACCAGGGGCAGGCCCCGGAGCCGTTCGAGGAAGGCACAGGGGGCGCCGGTTCCCAGGGCACTCCGCCTGATGCGCGCGGCGTGGCGCTGCTGCGGCAAGGCCTGCTGCCCATCCCCACCGACGAAAAGGCCTTCCTCGACGAGCTCCACCAGGCCAACCAGCAGGAGGTGAAGCTGGGCCGGCTCGCACAGCGGCAAGGCAGCTCCCAAGGCGTGAAGGACTACGGCGCGCGGCTGGTGAAGGACCACGGGCAAGCAGACCAACGCCTCATGGCCTACGCCCGGAAGCAGAACCTGACGCTGGCCGAGCCCCAGGCGGACACCGACTTCGCCAGGACGATGGAGCGCGCGGAAGAAGCGTCGATGGCGAAACTCCAGTCCCTCCAGGGCCCCGCGTTCGACCGCGCCTTCCTGGCCGCCATGGTGGGCGACCATGACGCGGACATCGCCAAGGTGATGGCGGGTCAGCAGCAGTTCTCCGGCAACGCCGGGCTGCAAGCGCTGCTCGGCGACACGCTGCCCACGCTGCGCGAACACCGGCAGCAGGCGTACCGGCTGCTGGGACAGGAAACTCCCCGCCAGGCACGCAGGGCTCCCGGCGGACGCTGA
- a CDS encoding protein kinase domain-containing protein: MNSLHRPPMSACPDENLLAAFVSGSAPVGKVAVVEAHLDGCADCRALVAAVAASSSLPGAVVVEREAEAPTRWDTGAATLPDAREEPVLPPGTRLGAYLLQGVLGMGGMGVVYAADDLRLGRRVALKLLRPLLAGAQDQGRERLLREAQAMARLSHPNVLPLFELGTAEGHDFLAMEWVDGTTLADWLRERERPWRDVLDVFLAAGAGLAAAHRAGVVHRDFKPSNVLVGRDGRVRVTDFGLARRGTGESPEAPAGVSEGASKASMLTEWGQAAGTPAYMSPEQRAGRAVDARGDQYSFCVALHEALHGERPGHLAASAAPRTSSVPRHLRTALARGLANAPEDRFPSMEALMAALSLPSPAWGRRGILALAGAGSLVVLGVLLWKPSFLFQSDAATPRAESLGRMAASLIVLRVGDVHELAVPGLQRIAVGEPSLVEVTVPRQGVVRLKGKEEGSTDLITWSHAGEMKSRVLDVTAR, translated from the coding sequence ATGAACTCGCTGCACCGTCCTCCGATGTCCGCATGTCCGGATGAGAACCTGCTCGCGGCCTTCGTCAGTGGCTCGGCTCCCGTGGGGAAGGTGGCGGTGGTGGAAGCGCACCTCGACGGTTGCGCGGACTGCCGGGCGTTGGTGGCGGCGGTGGCGGCCAGTTCCTCTCTGCCGGGCGCAGTCGTCGTTGAGCGTGAGGCGGAGGCGCCCACGCGGTGGGACACGGGCGCGGCGACGTTGCCGGACGCGCGGGAGGAGCCGGTCCTGCCGCCAGGGACGCGGCTGGGGGCCTATCTGCTGCAGGGCGTGTTGGGCATGGGAGGGATGGGCGTGGTGTACGCGGCGGATGACCTGCGGCTGGGGCGGCGGGTGGCGCTCAAGCTGTTGAGGCCGCTGCTCGCGGGCGCGCAGGACCAGGGTCGTGAGCGGCTGCTTCGCGAGGCCCAGGCCATGGCGCGGCTCTCGCATCCCAACGTGCTGCCACTCTTCGAGCTGGGGACGGCGGAGGGGCACGACTTCCTGGCCATGGAGTGGGTGGACGGCACGACGCTCGCGGACTGGCTTCGGGAACGCGAGCGTCCATGGCGGGACGTGTTGGATGTCTTCCTGGCAGCGGGAGCGGGGCTGGCCGCTGCCCATCGCGCGGGGGTGGTGCACCGTGACTTCAAGCCGTCCAACGTGCTGGTGGGGCGGGACGGCCGGGTACGCGTCACGGACTTCGGGCTCGCGAGGCGCGGCACGGGCGAGTCTCCCGAGGCGCCGGCCGGTGTGAGCGAGGGTGCATCGAAGGCCTCCATGCTCACGGAGTGGGGGCAGGCCGCGGGAACGCCGGCGTACATGTCTCCCGAGCAGCGCGCGGGAAGGGCCGTGGACGCCCGCGGCGACCAGTACAGCTTTTGCGTCGCGCTCCACGAAGCGCTCCACGGTGAGCGTCCCGGCCACCTTGCTGCCTCCGCCGCACCGCGAACGTCGAGCGTGCCGAGGCATCTCCGCACCGCGCTGGCGCGGGGGCTCGCGAACGCGCCCGAGGACCGCTTCCCCAGCATGGAGGCGCTGATGGCGGCGCTCTCCCTGCCTTCGCCGGCATGGGGCCGCCGGGGCATCCTGGCCCTGGCGGGAGCGGGTTCCCTGGTGGTCCTGGGCGTGCTCCTGTGGAAGCCGTCTTTTCTGTTCCAGTCCGACGCCGCCACGCCGCGAGCCGAGAGCCTCGGGCGTATGGCCGCATCGCTGATTGTCCTGCGCGTCGGCGACGTGCACGAACTGGCCGTTCCTGGACTCCAGCGCATCGCGGTGGGCGAACCGAGCCTCGTCGAAGTCACCGTGCCGCGTCAGGGCGTGGTGCGTCTGAAGGGGAAGGAGGAGGGCAGCACGGACCTGATTACGTGGAGTCACGCCGGGGAGATGAAGTCCCGAGTCCTGGACGTCACCGCGCGCTGA
- a CDS encoding pilus assembly protein N-terminal domain-containing protein, with translation MHHRMGLALVALALMGAPALAEESKPAPSSGASATTEETVVVKKGSHRDLQIPGMVRIAIDEPEIADIKALGKGVLRIIGKQAGETALLVWVGPENKRSSYRIVVTD, from the coding sequence ATGCATCACAGAATGGGCCTTGCCCTGGTTGCGCTGGCGTTGATGGGAGCGCCTGCGCTGGCGGAGGAGTCGAAGCCGGCCCCGTCTTCTGGGGCCTCGGCCACCACCGAGGAAACGGTGGTCGTGAAGAAGGGCAGCCATCGCGACCTTCAAATTCCGGGAATGGTCCGCATCGCGATTGACGAACCGGAGATTGCGGACATCAAGGCGCTCGGCAAAGGGGTGCTGCGCATCATCGGTAAGCAGGCCGGTGAGACAGCGCTGCTCGTGTGGGTGGGGCCCGAGAACAAGCGCAGCAGCTACCGCATCGTCGTCACCGATTGA
- a CDS encoding sigma-70 family RNA polymerase sigma factor — protein MRTQQSRSLVFLQQLGSGTREGYEALSGLEDTLVALCAAARQAWPGVTLAEEDFLRHLASCLPRDEDPSRVLASVHAADLYLACACVRGNAAAHVALERHVLPKAAASLARMRDTGVDPSEVVQHLRERLLVPEGDRPARMAEYLGSGPLAAWLRAAAVRTALNLQRSERRRAHAEEEAEALPLPTHAGMADVELDYLRKNHREHFQAALSEALNALPTRERTVLRLHVVEGLSLERIGTMYQTHKSTVSRWVARAREAALEGTRQRLAERLRLTSGELHSLMRVVQGELDLSLPSLLSSPGAS, from the coding sequence ATGCGAACGCAGCAGAGCCGCTCGCTCGTCTTCCTCCAGCAGCTCGGCTCCGGGACACGCGAGGGCTACGAGGCCCTGTCCGGACTGGAGGACACGCTGGTCGCGCTCTGCGCCGCGGCGCGGCAGGCCTGGCCGGGCGTGACGCTGGCGGAGGAAGACTTCCTACGCCACCTTGCTTCGTGCCTGCCACGGGACGAGGACCCCTCACGGGTGCTGGCCTCCGTGCATGCCGCGGACCTCTATCTGGCGTGCGCCTGTGTGCGGGGGAACGCCGCGGCGCATGTCGCGCTGGAGCGCCACGTTCTTCCCAAGGCGGCGGCGTCCTTGGCTCGGATGCGGGACACGGGTGTGGACCCCTCCGAGGTGGTTCAACACCTGCGCGAGCGGCTGCTCGTCCCAGAAGGTGACCGGCCCGCACGCATGGCGGAATACCTGGGCAGTGGTCCGCTCGCGGCTTGGTTGCGCGCGGCAGCGGTGCGCACCGCCCTCAACCTCCAGCGCTCGGAGCGCCGGAGGGCCCACGCCGAAGAGGAGGCGGAGGCGCTCCCGCTGCCAACCCATGCGGGCATGGCGGACGTCGAGTTGGACTACCTGCGCAAGAACCACCGCGAGCATTTCCAGGCGGCGCTCTCCGAGGCACTGAATGCCCTGCCCACGCGGGAGCGCACCGTGCTGCGCTTGCACGTGGTGGAGGGGCTGAGCCTGGAGCGCATCGGCACCATGTACCAGACGCACAAGTCCACCGTGTCGCGCTGGGTGGCCCGTGCCCGGGAAGCGGCGCTGGAGGGCACACGTCAGCGGCTGGCGGAGCGGCTTCGGCTCACCTCCGGCGAACTGCACAGCCTGATGCGGGTGGTACAGGGAGAGCTGGACCTGAGCCTGCCGTCCCTGCTGAGCAGCCCTGGGGCTTCCTGA
- a CDS encoding RtcB family protein, protein MSWKQRLEKVSEGHYVLAKTKSMKVDADLFLSDKLLWGEGPEQPGLEDSVFDQVVNAASFPGVTRVAVTPDCHLGYGVPIGTVVETDGILLPTAAGYDIGCGMVQLQTTLTAEDVADATKRRRWIEEVTKRIAVGVGASRVQKQRRVTDRTFADVVRHGAKALGRGSSVTERDYIPVEDDRVDIPERAFGKREQLGSLGGGNHFTEMQVDQDGRVWVMLHTGSRGFGWNIAKHFFVEGAAQLGLKSRSEDHVWLDAESPLGRDYWNLHNMAANFAVANRLIIGEAVCAALEDVFGGTASVYYEISHNLIQKEAGKFVARKGATRAFPGGHPALKGTPWEKTGHPILIPGSMETGSAILFAEPGAQKSIYSVNHGSGRRMSRGEARRVLKQDVTDKRMAEAGILLNTRQTPLDESGPCYKNLDDVLETVEMAGLARVAYRLKPVACIKGAD, encoded by the coding sequence ATGAGTTGGAAGCAGCGGCTGGAGAAGGTCTCAGAGGGCCATTACGTCCTGGCGAAGACCAAGAGCATGAAGGTCGATGCGGACCTGTTCCTGTCCGACAAGTTGCTGTGGGGGGAGGGCCCCGAGCAACCTGGACTGGAGGACTCTGTCTTTGACCAGGTGGTGAATGCGGCATCCTTCCCCGGGGTCACCCGCGTGGCTGTCACACCCGACTGTCACCTGGGCTACGGCGTCCCCATTGGCACGGTGGTGGAAACGGACGGCATCCTCCTGCCCACCGCCGCCGGCTACGACATCGGCTGCGGGATGGTGCAGTTGCAGACGACGCTCACCGCCGAGGACGTCGCCGACGCCACGAAGCGCCGCCGCTGGATTGAAGAGGTGACGAAGCGCATCGCCGTGGGCGTGGGCGCCAGCCGCGTGCAGAAGCAGCGCAGGGTGACGGACCGCACCTTCGCGGACGTGGTGCGCCACGGCGCCAAGGCCCTGGGCCGGGGTTCGTCCGTCACCGAGCGCGACTACATCCCCGTCGAGGATGATCGGGTAGACATCCCCGAGCGCGCCTTCGGCAAGCGTGAGCAACTGGGCAGCCTGGGCGGCGGCAACCACTTCACCGAGATGCAGGTGGACCAGGACGGCCGCGTGTGGGTGATGCTGCACACCGGCAGCCGCGGCTTCGGGTGGAACATCGCCAAGCACTTCTTCGTGGAGGGCGCCGCGCAGCTGGGCCTCAAGAGCCGCAGCGAGGACCATGTCTGGCTGGACGCGGAGAGCCCGCTGGGCCGCGACTACTGGAACCTCCACAACATGGCGGCCAACTTCGCGGTGGCCAACCGGCTCATCATCGGTGAGGCGGTGTGCGCGGCGCTGGAGGACGTCTTCGGCGGCACGGCCAGCGTGTATTACGAAATCTCCCACAACCTCATCCAGAAGGAGGCGGGGAAGTTCGTCGCCCGAAAGGGCGCCACGCGCGCGTTCCCCGGAGGACACCCCGCGCTGAAGGGCACGCCCTGGGAGAAGACGGGCCACCCCATCCTCATCCCGGGCTCCATGGAGACGGGCAGCGCCATCCTCTTCGCCGAGCCGGGCGCACAGAAGTCCATCTATTCGGTGAACCACGGCTCTGGCCGCCGCATGTCGCGCGGCGAGGCGCGGCGCGTGCTGAAGCAGGACGTCACCGACAAGCGCATGGCCGAGGCGGGCATCCTCCTCAATACCCGCCAGACGCCGCTGGACGAGTCCGGCCCCTGCTACAAGAACCTGGACGACGTCCTGGAGACGGTGGAGATGGCGGGGCTGGCCCGGGTGGCCTACCGGCTCAAGCCGGTGGCCTGCATCAAGGGCGCGGACTGA
- a CDS encoding TIGR02266 family protein: MSSPSPAARMPPAASREAELARAESELSTLEGRLHEQLAQATAEASALATRLEQTRQALTRAHQAPGADPMLGEQASRLQLAVAPALDVEAPRIRALEARQAALLARRQAGSEMQSLLRAHQEQAAQVARAVTEAEAVLKRQAEAAKARQEAASRAQHEAAKARQAELARAAAAARAQGHAPLPAAAARPATPPENDARRNGRVRMHTSIDMRSDSNFFTGFSLDLSEGGVFIATVDAVPRGTQVELDFTLPGGRPMKVTGVVRWVREANSRTPELMPGVGVQFTGLPAEVASAISSFITTRDPMFFPD, encoded by the coding sequence ATGAGCTCGCCGTCCCCTGCTGCCCGCATGCCCCCAGCTGCTTCCCGTGAAGCGGAGCTGGCTCGCGCCGAGAGCGAGCTGTCCACGCTGGAGGGCCGGCTCCATGAACAACTCGCCCAGGCCACGGCGGAGGCGTCCGCGCTGGCCACCCGGCTGGAGCAGACGCGGCAGGCGCTGACGCGGGCCCACCAGGCCCCCGGTGCCGACCCCATGTTGGGGGAACAGGCCTCCCGGTTGCAGTTGGCCGTGGCGCCCGCGCTGGACGTGGAGGCGCCGCGCATCCGGGCACTGGAGGCCCGTCAAGCCGCGCTCCTGGCTCGGCGGCAAGCAGGTTCGGAGATGCAGTCACTGCTGCGAGCCCACCAGGAGCAGGCCGCGCAGGTGGCCCGCGCGGTGACCGAGGCGGAAGCGGTGCTCAAGCGTCAGGCCGAGGCGGCCAAGGCCCGCCAGGAAGCCGCGTCGCGGGCACAACACGAAGCCGCCAAGGCCCGCCAGGCCGAGCTGGCGCGGGCGGCCGCCGCGGCGAGGGCCCAGGGGCACGCACCTCTCCCGGCAGCCGCGGCCCGGCCCGCCACCCCGCCGGAGAACGACGCGCGGCGCAACGGACGGGTGCGGATGCACACGTCCATCGACATGCGCAGCGACTCCAACTTCTTCACGGGTTTCTCACTGGACCTCAGCGAGGGCGGCGTCTTCATCGCCACCGTGGACGCGGTGCCGCGCGGCACGCAGGTGGAGCTGGACTTCACGCTGCCGGGCGGCCGGCCCATGAAGGTGACGGGCGTGGTGCGCTGGGTGCGCGAGGCCAATTCCCGCACGCCGGAGCTGATGCCAGGCGTGGGTGTACAGTTCACCGGGCTTCCGGCGGAAGTGGCCAGCGCCATCTCCTCATTCATCACCACGCGCGACCCGATGTTCTTCCCGGACTGA
- a CDS encoding cupin domain-containing protein gives MSAPHRSPTVLAGRRPRWDSRRHADTARALEGTGTPPARDALETPAPEVDKVNLAQKLALFSEHWSPKVVGELNGQHVRLARLHGPFVWHQHDAEDELFLVLHGQLRMELRERTVDVGPGEFIIIPRGVEHRPVAEEEVHVLLFEPATTLNTGNVREERTAEHLQQL, from the coding sequence ATGAGCGCGCCTCATCGCAGCCCCACGGTCCTCGCCGGACGTCGTCCGCGCTGGGACTCCCGCCGACACGCCGACACTGCCCGTGCCTTGGAAGGCACGGGCACCCCGCCCGCACGCGACGCCCTGGAGACGCCGGCCCCCGAGGTGGACAAGGTCAACCTCGCGCAGAAGCTGGCCCTCTTCTCCGAGCACTGGTCCCCGAAGGTGGTGGGCGAGCTGAACGGCCAACACGTCCGGCTGGCCCGGCTCCACGGCCCCTTCGTCTGGCACCAGCACGACGCCGAGGATGAGCTGTTCCTCGTGCTCCACGGCCAGCTGCGCATGGAGCTGCGCGAGCGCACGGTGGACGTGGGCCCAGGCGAGTTCATCATCATTCCTCGCGGCGTGGAGCACCGGCCCGTGGCGGAGGAGGAGGTCCACGTCCTGCTCTTCGAGCCCGCCACCACGCTCAACACCGGCAACGTCCGCGAGGAGCGGACGGCCGAGCATCTGCAGCAGCTCTGA
- a CDS encoding MBL fold metallo-hydrolase, producing the protein MRIHHLNCTTMCPPGGRLVDGRKGFTGPAALTCHCLLVEGRQGLILVDTGFGLEDVKHPRARLHPLLLKGIRPRLNEGPTAIRQIERMGFHAEDVRDIVLTHLDCDHAGGLSDFPHAKIHLLWDEYQQALAQATARDRRRYRPQQWPPETQWVTYPSLGDGERWFGFECVRDLTGLPPEILLVPLPGHTLGHAGVAIQNGSGWLLHAGDAYFYHGEMAPDRYQCTLGLRIAQKLNQTDGYLRWHNMRRLRELVHRHGRDVTVFCAHDSLEFELLEEQEKAPERSPLRTFVDTRPPLHA; encoded by the coding sequence ATGCGCATCCACCACCTGAACTGCACCACCATGTGCCCGCCGGGCGGCCGGCTGGTGGACGGGCGAAAGGGCTTCACGGGGCCCGCGGCGCTGACGTGTCACTGCCTCCTGGTGGAAGGCCGGCAGGGACTCATCCTGGTGGACACCGGCTTCGGCCTGGAGGACGTGAAGCACCCCCGGGCGCGGCTGCACCCGCTGCTCCTCAAGGGAATCCGGCCCCGGCTCAACGAGGGCCCCACGGCCATCCGACAGATTGAGCGCATGGGCTTCCATGCCGAGGACGTGCGCGACATCGTCCTCACCCACCTGGACTGCGACCACGCTGGCGGCCTGAGCGACTTCCCTCACGCGAAGATCCATCTCTTGTGGGATGAGTACCAGCAGGCCCTGGCCCAGGCGACGGCGAGGGACCGGAGACGCTACCGGCCACAGCAGTGGCCTCCGGAGACGCAGTGGGTGACGTATCCCTCCCTGGGGGACGGTGAGCGCTGGTTCGGCTTCGAGTGCGTGAGGGATTTGACGGGCCTGCCGCCGGAAATCCTGCTGGTGCCGCTGCCGGGCCACACCCTGGGCCACGCTGGCGTCGCCATCCAGAATGGAAGCGGTTGGCTGCTGCACGCCGGAGACGCGTACTTCTACCATGGGGAGATGGCCCCGGACCGGTACCAGTGCACCCTGGGCCTGCGCATCGCCCAGAAACTGAATCAGACGGATGGCTATCTGCGCTGGCACAACATGCGCAGGCTGCGCGAGCTGGTGCATCGGCACGGACGGGACGTCACGGTGTTCTGCGCGCATGACTCGCTGGAGTTCGAGCTGCTGGAGGAGCAGGAGAAAGCGCCTGAGCGGTCGCCCCTGCGGACCTTCGTGGACACCCGGCCGCCGCTGCACGCGTGA
- a CDS encoding ATP-binding protein gives MARPWTFAQRAGAGFIISLVVALVLAGTSVVALLSVRANHKARILELSRDVLDIKQLERTFNDKVVSGRGFALSGDTFFAQDMSVARERFIATYEALKRRLTQEPLATQLEAVSHAELEHEEAMQALIMEREDGVPRQRLEQIFDGHVADTRRRVMDSLRMLHQQTETRLSEGIHESLATDRSALGLSLLAGSLGLAGATMLAWTLTRKLRPIQQEAEASAERFQLLVEGVRDYALFLLDARGRVESWNPGAERIMGYREAEILGQPSSVFYPPDAVAAGIPDKDLVRARKDGRLHTEGWRVRKDGSRYLADVNVTVLQDARGLPRGFAKVTRDITERRRAERTQQLLAEAGGLFHQFQDPDQTVAELTRIMVPEVADACLLYLLSASGDLWPRAVAHAMPEKEAWLWDAARRFPPPPESPWGIWQVMRTGRSELKSDVSPETLARGLVGPEHLSLMEKVGVRSYLGVPLRVGRQTRGVFVLLTSAPERRLTVTDQVFVEEVAGRAALALDNARLWSEAQDAVELIGVAAHDLGNPLNTLQLLLRRLQRMELAEEQKARDGLAAALKQTQRLGQLLHNLLDLSRLSSGKLMLDVAPVDLSDLVHEVVERFAEQAAEAGCKLEFGAELGLVGRWDRLRLDRVVTNLLSNALKFGRGRPVEVRVEHAGVARARLCVRDHGVGIAPEAQRRIFERFEREPSGGQHAGFGLGLYIVRQLVEAHGGTIRVESAPSEGATFIVELPLMLLGSELREPPDIPLHS, from the coding sequence GTGGCACGTCCGTGGACGTTCGCGCAGCGCGCGGGCGCCGGCTTCATCATCTCGTTGGTGGTGGCGCTCGTGCTGGCGGGAACGTCCGTGGTGGCGCTGCTCTCCGTGCGGGCCAATCACAAGGCGCGCATCCTGGAGCTGTCCCGGGACGTGCTGGACATCAAACAACTGGAGCGGACCTTCAACGACAAGGTCGTCAGTGGCCGGGGCTTCGCTTTGTCGGGAGATACCTTCTTCGCCCAGGACATGTCCGTCGCGCGCGAGCGCTTCATCGCCACCTACGAAGCCCTGAAGCGCCGGCTCACCCAGGAGCCCCTGGCCACTCAATTGGAGGCCGTCTCCCACGCGGAGCTGGAGCACGAGGAGGCCATGCAGGCGCTCATCATGGAGCGCGAGGACGGCGTGCCCCGCCAGCGGCTGGAGCAGATTTTCGACGGCCACGTGGCGGACACGCGCCGCCGTGTCATGGACAGCCTCCGGATGCTCCACCAGCAGACGGAGACCCGGCTGTCCGAGGGCATTCATGAGAGCCTGGCCACGGACCGCAGCGCGCTTGGGCTGTCCCTGCTCGCGGGGAGCCTGGGCCTCGCGGGCGCCACGATGCTGGCGTGGACGCTGACGCGCAAGCTGCGGCCCATCCAACAGGAGGCCGAGGCCAGCGCCGAGCGCTTTCAGCTCCTCGTGGAGGGGGTGCGCGACTACGCCTTGTTCCTGCTGGATGCGCGGGGCCGGGTGGAGAGCTGGAACCCGGGCGCGGAGCGCATCATGGGCTACCGGGAGGCGGAAATCCTGGGCCAGCCCTCCAGCGTCTTCTACCCGCCGGATGCGGTTGCGGCGGGGATTCCGGACAAGGACCTGGTGCGGGCCCGGAAGGATGGGCGGCTGCACACGGAGGGCTGGCGAGTGAGGAAGGACGGCTCGCGCTATCTGGCGGACGTCAACGTCACCGTGCTCCAGGACGCGCGCGGGCTGCCGCGCGGCTTCGCCAAGGTGACGCGCGACATCACCGAGCGGCGCCGGGCCGAGCGCACGCAGCAACTGCTGGCGGAGGCGGGAGGCCTCTTCCACCAGTTCCAGGACCCAGACCAGACGGTGGCCGAGCTGACGCGCATCATGGTGCCGGAGGTGGCGGACGCCTGCCTGCTCTACCTGCTGTCGGCCAGTGGTGACCTCTGGCCTCGCGCGGTGGCGCACGCGATGCCGGAGAAGGAGGCGTGGCTATGGGACGCGGCGCGGCGCTTTCCGCCGCCACCAGAGTCTCCATGGGGCATCTGGCAGGTGATGCGCACGGGGCGCTCCGAGCTCAAGAGCGACGTGTCTCCGGAGACCCTGGCCCGGGGGCTGGTGGGCCCCGAGCACCTCTCGTTGATGGAGAAGGTGGGCGTGCGCTCCTACCTCGGCGTGCCGCTGCGGGTGGGGCGGCAGACTCGCGGGGTGTTTGTGCTGCTGACGTCCGCGCCGGAGCGCCGGCTGACGGTGACGGACCAGGTCTTCGTGGAGGAGGTGGCGGGACGTGCCGCGCTCGCGCTGGACAACGCCCGGCTCTGGAGCGAGGCGCAGGACGCGGTGGAGCTCATCGGCGTGGCCGCGCACGACTTGGGCAATCCGTTGAACACGCTGCAGTTGCTCCTGCGAAGGCTTCAGCGGATGGAACTCGCGGAGGAGCAGAAGGCGCGCGACGGGCTGGCGGCGGCGCTGAAGCAGACGCAGCGGCTGGGGCAGCTGCTGCACAACTTGCTGGACCTGTCGCGGCTGTCATCGGGAAAGCTGATGCTGGACGTGGCGCCGGTGGACCTGTCGGACCTGGTGCACGAGGTGGTGGAGCGCTTCGCCGAACAGGCTGCGGAGGCGGGCTGCAAGCTGGAGTTCGGCGCGGAATTGGGGCTGGTGGGCCGGTGGGACCGGCTGCGGTTGGACCGGGTGGTGACGAACCTCTTGTCCAACGCGCTGAAGTTCGGGAGGGGGCGGCCGGTGGAGGTCCGGGTGGAGCACGCGGGCGTGGCGCGGGCGCGGCTGTGCGTGAGAGACCACGGCGTGGGCATTGCCCCGGAGGCGCAGCGGCGCATCTTCGAGCGCTTCGAAAGAGAGCCCTCCGGCGGCCAGCATGCGGGCTTCGGGCTCGGGCTCTACATCGTCCGGCAGTTGGTGGAGGCGCACGGCGGCACCATCCGCGTGGAGAGTGCCCCCAGCGAGGGCGCCACCTTCATCGTGGAGTTGCCGCTGATGCTGCTGGGCTCGGAGCTGCGTGAGCCACCCGATATTCCCCTGCACTCGTGA
- a CDS encoding outer membrane protein assembly factor BamE: MSGDVSATETTPKADAASGLFTAFQKDRKVPRGRWAGALLMALIPVVLGVGFWTLAKGEEKTFRIVTPQGFKSMRGGMTTEQVRAVLGRPITLERDTNGAECYRYGQPNFVNPQFLIYSVCYEDGKLRDVKTHQYSAWNVDPATGTFAAPGEEPADAAPVPAQEG, encoded by the coding sequence ATGTCAGGCGACGTGAGCGCGACGGAGACGACCCCCAAGGCGGACGCGGCCAGCGGCCTCTTCACGGCCTTCCAGAAGGACAGGAAGGTGCCTCGGGGACGGTGGGCGGGCGCCCTGCTGATGGCCCTGATACCGGTGGTGCTGGGCGTGGGCTTCTGGACCCTCGCCAAGGGTGAGGAGAAGACGTTCCGCATCGTCACGCCCCAAGGCTTCAAGTCCATGCGGGGTGGGATGACGACGGAGCAGGTGCGCGCCGTGCTCGGACGGCCCATCACCCTGGAGCGGGACACCAACGGGGCGGAGTGCTACCGCTACGGGCAGCCCAACTTCGTCAACCCGCAGTTCCTCATCTATTCGGTCTGCTACGAGGACGGGAAGCTGCGGGACGTGAAGACGCACCAGTACTCCGCCTGGAACGTGGACCCCGCCACGGGGACGTTCGCGGCGCCGGGCGAGGAGCCCGCGGACGCGGCGCCCGTGCCCGCGCAGGAAGGCTGA